The Corvus hawaiiensis isolate bCorHaw1 chromosome 2, bCorHaw1.pri.cur, whole genome shotgun sequence genome includes a window with the following:
- the ANGPTL5 gene encoding angiopoietin-related protein 5 isoform X2 has protein sequence MNRHFRVTSLICLNIFLFSLGETVINTGKPCSPKDTRNVGAVEEPLQAEEKNKSADISKQKEQCLVPCDAQAKILRGDKHYMCRNLQNSLAEYARSTKKLVRDMMDDQQSSLDYLSNQVNELMNKLVLLNTVILRKHLDPLPYKAVQSHGLDCTHIKDTVGSVSKTPSGLYIIHPEGSNYPFEVLCDMDFRGGGWTVVQKRTDGIVQFQRTWSEYLDGFGDLNGEFWLGLRKIFDIVNQKATHFSLYVDLESENDKHAYASYDGFWIEDETCAFKLHLGHYSGNAGDAFRGYRKEDNQNSMPFSTSDVDNDGCRPVCTIKGQPVKSCSNFSDNTGWWFNKCGLANLNGVHRYTGRFLATGIHWDTWTMNKKPVKIKSVSMKIRRTNFPYFH, from the exons ATGAATCGCCACTTTAGGGTAACTTCATTGATttgtcttaatatttttttgttcagtttagGAGAGACTGTCATAAATACTGGCAAACCTTGTTCACCTAAG GACACAAGGAATGTTGGAGCTGTGGAAGAACCACTtcaggcagaagagaaaaataaatctgcagatatttcaaaacaaaaagaacaatgcCTTGTTCCATGTGATGCTCAAGCTAAAATTTTACGAGGGGACAAACATTACATGTGCA GAAATTTGCAGAATTCTCTTGCTGAATATGCCAGAAGTACAAAAAAACTGGTAAGAGACATGATGGATGATCAACAGTCTTCTTTGGATTACCTTTCTAATCAg GTAAATGAACTCATGAACAAACTTGTTCTTTTGAACACAGTAATTTTGAGAAAACATCTGGATCCACTTCCTTATAAAGCAGTTCAATCTCATG GTTTGGACTGCACTCATATTAAAGATACTGTTGGTTCAGTTTCAAAAACTCCAAGTGGTCTGTACATTATCCACCCAGAAGGATCAAATTATCCTTTTGAG GTTTTGTGTGACATGGATTTTCGAGGAGGTGGATGGACTGTTGTTCAGAAAAGAACTGATGGAATCGTTCAGTTTCAGAGAACATGGTCTGAATATCTGGATGGATTTGGTGACCTTAATG GAGAATTTTGGCTTGGACTGAGGAAGATTTTTGACATAGTAAATCAAAAAGCCACTCATTTCAGTCTTTATGTGGATTTGGAATCAGAAAATGACAAGCATGCCTATGCATCATATGATGGATTTTGGATAGAGGATGAAACATGTGCTTTTAAACTCCATTTGGGGCATTATTCAGGAAATGCTG GTGATGCATTTAGAGGATATAGAAAAGAAGATAACCAAAATTCCATGCCTTTCAGTACTTCTGATGTTGATAATGATGGATGCAGGCCAGTGTGCACTATTAAAGGACAGCCTGTAAAGAGCTGCAGTAACTTCAGTGATAACACTGGATGGTGGTTCAACAAATGTGGCCTTGCAAATCTTAATGGTGTTCATCGCTATACAGGTAGATTTCTTGCAACTGGGATTCACTGGGATACATGGACAATGAACAAAAAACCAGTCAAAATTAAATCAGTTTCAATGAAAATTCGGAGAACCAATTTTCCATATTTCCATTAA
- the ANGPTL5 gene encoding angiopoietin-related protein 5 isoform X1: MNRHFRVTSLICLNIFLFSLGETVINTGKPCSPKDTRNVGAVEEPLQAEEKNKSADISKQKEQCLVPCDAQAKILRGDKHYMCNEHISFEGNLQNSLAEYARSTKKLVRDMMDDQQSSLDYLSNQVNELMNKLVLLNTVILRKHLDPLPYKAVQSHGLDCTHIKDTVGSVSKTPSGLYIIHPEGSNYPFEVLCDMDFRGGGWTVVQKRTDGIVQFQRTWSEYLDGFGDLNGEFWLGLRKIFDIVNQKATHFSLYVDLESENDKHAYASYDGFWIEDETCAFKLHLGHYSGNAGDAFRGYRKEDNQNSMPFSTSDVDNDGCRPVCTIKGQPVKSCSNFSDNTGWWFNKCGLANLNGVHRYTGRFLATGIHWDTWTMNKKPVKIKSVSMKIRRTNFPYFH, encoded by the exons ATGAATCGCCACTTTAGGGTAACTTCATTGATttgtcttaatatttttttgttcagtttagGAGAGACTGTCATAAATACTGGCAAACCTTGTTCACCTAAG GACACAAGGAATGTTGGAGCTGTGGAAGAACCACTtcaggcagaagagaaaaataaatctgcagatatttcaaaacaaaaagaacaatgcCTTGTTCCATGTGATGCTCAAGCTAAAATTTTACGAGGGGACAAACATTACATGTGCA ATGAACATATTTCTTTTGAAGGAAATTTGCAGAATTCTCTTGCTGAATATGCCAGAAGTACAAAAAAACTGGTAAGAGACATGATGGATGATCAACAGTCTTCTTTGGATTACCTTTCTAATCAg GTAAATGAACTCATGAACAAACTTGTTCTTTTGAACACAGTAATTTTGAGAAAACATCTGGATCCACTTCCTTATAAAGCAGTTCAATCTCATG GTTTGGACTGCACTCATATTAAAGATACTGTTGGTTCAGTTTCAAAAACTCCAAGTGGTCTGTACATTATCCACCCAGAAGGATCAAATTATCCTTTTGAG GTTTTGTGTGACATGGATTTTCGAGGAGGTGGATGGACTGTTGTTCAGAAAAGAACTGATGGAATCGTTCAGTTTCAGAGAACATGGTCTGAATATCTGGATGGATTTGGTGACCTTAATG GAGAATTTTGGCTTGGACTGAGGAAGATTTTTGACATAGTAAATCAAAAAGCCACTCATTTCAGTCTTTATGTGGATTTGGAATCAGAAAATGACAAGCATGCCTATGCATCATATGATGGATTTTGGATAGAGGATGAAACATGTGCTTTTAAACTCCATTTGGGGCATTATTCAGGAAATGCTG GTGATGCATTTAGAGGATATAGAAAAGAAGATAACCAAAATTCCATGCCTTTCAGTACTTCTGATGTTGATAATGATGGATGCAGGCCAGTGTGCACTATTAAAGGACAGCCTGTAAAGAGCTGCAGTAACTTCAGTGATAACACTGGATGGTGGTTCAACAAATGTGGCCTTGCAAATCTTAATGGTGTTCATCGCTATACAGGTAGATTTCTTGCAACTGGGATTCACTGGGATACATGGACAATGAACAAAAAACCAGTCAAAATTAAATCAGTTTCAATGAAAATTCGGAGAACCAATTTTCCATATTTCCATTAA